From the Astyanax mexicanus isolate ESR-SI-001 chromosome 9, AstMex3_surface, whole genome shotgun sequence genome, one window contains:
- the LOC103044641 gene encoding extracellular calcium-sensing receptor-like: MTLLLLWVLVLPFTKALDSQCILQNDFEPGFMTRGDFVIGGIFPLHYNQEMPDLDCSYKPGQVQCNGFDPRAFRWAMAMRLAVDEINNSSELLPNHTLGYKIFDSCAYPLTGQRAALAVMNGPSEADRPMCSGASPMLAIIGESGSAQSIVVSRILQPFRIPMISYFSSCACLSNRRDFPTFFRVIPSDAYQVKAIAKLLIHFNWTWIGVVRGDHAYGRSALQDLLKQLEGTGVCVAYQEMIPLLYNSKKAIEIIRVMNSSSARVVVVFSAEGELTPFMRDYMELNITGIQWIASEAWVTAAVFTGRNFYPYLGGTIGFGIRQGNIPRLKEYLMTVNPERYPTNPLVLELWEAIYGCTPFSSGSSSELPLCTGQETIKTQHSAYWNTSSTRITYNVYKGVYAIAHSLHNLITCRPGRGPFSNSTCADNTKVFPWQLQHYLQEVSFTVSGELVNFDAKGDSIPSYDLINWQKGRDGNIELVKVGMYDEAQEVGKELIIYDIALTWPGDQTEVPVSICSDSCTPGFRKAVRRGEPLCCFDCIPCDSGKISNQTDSIDCMACPEDYWSNADGTTCIPKVVEYLSHDAMGVTLTVISVVGALFTLAVFAVFLYHRNTPIVRINNSELSFFILLSLTLCFLCALIFIGEPTSWSCMLRHTAFSITFSLCISCILGKTLVVLAAFTATRPGNNVMKWLGPVQQRIIIFSCTLVQMIICTAWLIASPPFPYRNTQYQHSKIILDCSVGSDLAFWCVLGYIGLLACVCFILAFLARKLPGNFNEAKYITFSMLIFCAVWLAFVPAYVSSPGKFTTAVEIFAILASSFGLLFCLFAPKCYIILLKPEKNTKQHLMGKAVK, translated from the exons ATGACTCTGCTTCTCTTGTGGGTCCTGGTTCTCCCTTTTACTAAAGCCTTAGATTCTCAGTGCATCCTGCAGAATGACTTTGAACCAGGCTTCATGACCAGAGGAGACTTCGTCATAGGGGGAATTTTCCCTCTGCACTACAATCAGGAAATGCCAGATCTGGACTGCTCTTATAAACCAGGACAAGTGCAGTGCAATGG GTTTGATCCCAGAGCTTTCCGCTGGGCTATGGCCATGAGACTTGCCGTAGACGAGATTAACAACAGTAGTGAGCTGTTACCCAATCACACATTGGGCTATAAAATATTTGATTCCTGTGCATACCCTCTGACAGGGCAAAGAGCAGCTCTGGCTGTTATGAATGGGCCAAGTGAGGCTGATCGGCCCATGTGTTCTGGTGCTAGCCCTATGCTGGCCATCATTGGTGAATCTGGGTCGGCTCAGTCAATAGTGGTTTCAAGAATATTGCAACCTTTCAGAATCCCAATG ATCAGCTACTTCTCATCCTGTGCCTGCCTCAGCAACAGGAGAGACTTCCCCACATTCTTCAGGGTGATCCCCAGTGATGCATACCAAGTAAAAGCCATTGCCAAGCTGCTGATTCATTTCAACTGGACTTGGATTGGAGTGGTGCGAGGGGACCATGCATATGGACGCTCTGCTCTCCAGGACCTGCTGAAGCAGCTGGagggtacaggtgtgtgtgtggcctACCAAGAGATGATCCCTTTGCTGTATAACAGCAAGAAGGCAATCGAAATCATCCGAGTGATGAACAGCTCCAGTGCCCGAGTGGTGGTGGTATTCTCGGCTGAGGGAGAACTCACTCCCTTTATGCGGGACTACATGGAACTGAATATAACTGGAATCCAATGGATAGCCAGTGAGGCCTGGGTGACAGCTGCTGTGTTCACTGGAAGGAATTTCTACCCCTACCTTGGTGGTACCATTGGTTTTGGGATAAGGCAAGGCAACATCCCGCGGCTGAAGGAATATCTGATGACGGTGAACCCAGAGAGATACCCTACCAACCCCCTGGTTCTAGAGCTGTGGGAGGCTATTTATGGTTGCACTCCCTTCTCTTCAGGCAGTAGTAGTGAGTTGCCCCTCTGCACTGGGCAGGAGACCATTAAAACACAGCACTCAGCCTATTGGAACACCTCCAGCACTCGCATTACTTACAATGTCTATAAAGGTGTGTATGCCATTGCTCACTCCCTACATAATCTCATTACCTGCCGACCTGGAAGAGGCCCATTCAGTAACTCCACTTGTGCAGACAACACCAAAGTCTTCCCGTGGCAG CTCCAGCATTACCTCCAAGAAGTATCTTTCACTGTCTCAGGAGAGTTGGTGAACTTTGATGCAAAGGGTGACTCGATCCCATCCTATGACCTGATCAACTGGCAGAAGGGCAGAGATGGCAATATCGAGCTGGTCAAAGTGGGCATGTACGATGAAGCTCAGGAGGTCGGGAAAGAGCTGATCATTTATGACATAGCTCTCACATGGCCTGGAGATCAGACTGAG GTGCCAGTATCCATTTGCAGTGACAGCTGCACTCCGGGATTCAGGAAGGCTGTCCGTCGTGGGGAGCCTCTGTGCTGCTTTGACTGTATACCATGTGACAGTGGCAAAATTAGTAATCAGACAG ATTCAATAGACTGTATGGCATGTCCTGAAGATTATTGGTCCAATGCAGATGGAACAACTTGTATCCCCAAGGTTGTTGAGTacctttcccatgatgcaatgggcgTGACGCTAACTGTGATATCTGTGGTAGGGGCCCTTTTTACGCTAGCTGTCTTTGCAGTCTTTCTCTATCACAGGAACACTCCCATAGTGCGCATCAACAATTCAGAGCTGAGCTTCTTTATCCTGCTCTCTTTGACACTGTGTTTCCTGTGTGCGTTGATCTTTATTGGAGAGCCCACGTCCTGGTCATGCATGCTGCGCCACACTGCTTTCAGCATCACCTTCTCCCTCTGCATCTCCTGCATCCTGGGGAAAACGTTAGTGGTTCTGGCTGCTTTCACAGCCACCCGGCCTGGAAACAATGTGATGAAATGGCTCGGGCCTGTGCAGCAGAGGATCATCATCTTTAGCTGCACTTTAGTCCAGATGATCATCTGTACAGCTTGGCTCATAGCCTCCCCTCCATTCccatacagaaacacacagtaCCAACACTCCAAGATCATTCTGGACTGCAGTGTGGGCTCAGATCTGGCTTTCTGGTGTGTGCTAGGGTATATTGGCCTCTTAGCCTGTGTATGCTTTATTTTGGCCTTCCTGGCTCGCAAATTACCTGGGAATTTTAATGAAGCTAAATATATCACCTTTAGCATGTTGATATTTTGTGCAGTGTGGTTGGCTTTTGTGCCAGCCTATGTCAGTTCACCTGGTAAATTCACTACTGCTGTGGAGATATTTGCTATTTTAGCTTCAAGCTTTGGCCTCCTGTTTTGCTTATTTGCTCCAAagtgttacattattttactgaAACCTGAGAAGAATACAAAACAGCATCTAATGGGGAAAGctgtaaaataa